The Williamsia sp. DF01-3 genome has a window encoding:
- a CDS encoding PIG-L family deacetylase: MSHPSLLCIHAHPDDEALWTGGVLLRCAELGGRTSVVTCTWPPGSERAGELQRSLQILNAGAPRLLGYADLGVTDTTEDYRSFCDAPFDELVESVVAHIRAFRPDTVLTYDPMGVYGHPDHIQTHRVAVAAIGASGYPQLYPEAGPPWRPKLLYQATMPFSAAQLLWPAVRKQANRPVGPLPGVPDEEIDLFVDVTAWLQTKWDALSAHKSEIARGGAMTMLAALPEEVRWDVLRTEWFQRMALQPDAEAFDALRFPS, from the coding sequence GTGTCGCATCCGAGCCTGCTCTGCATCCACGCGCATCCCGATGACGAAGCGCTCTGGACAGGAGGTGTCCTCCTCCGGTGCGCAGAACTCGGCGGTCGCACGTCGGTTGTGACGTGTACGTGGCCCCCGGGCTCCGAACGGGCCGGCGAACTGCAGCGGTCCCTTCAGATATTGAATGCCGGTGCCCCGAGGCTGTTGGGTTACGCAGATCTCGGTGTCACCGACACCACAGAGGACTATCGCTCGTTCTGCGATGCCCCTTTTGATGAACTGGTCGAGTCGGTGGTCGCCCACATCCGCGCATTCCGGCCGGACACCGTGCTGACGTATGACCCGATGGGTGTGTACGGGCACCCCGACCACATTCAGACACATCGCGTTGCGGTAGCTGCGATCGGAGCATCCGGATATCCGCAGCTGTACCCCGAGGCGGGCCCACCCTGGCGGCCGAAACTCCTCTACCAGGCCACCATGCCGTTCTCGGCTGCCCAGCTTCTCTGGCCTGCGGTGAGAAAACAGGCGAACCGCCCGGTGGGGCCGCTGCCCGGGGTGCCCGACGAGGAGATAGATCTTTTCGTCGACGTGACCGCGTGGCTGCAGACCAAATGGGACGCCTTGTCAGCACACAAGAGCGAGATCGCCAGAGGTGGCGCAATGACCATGCTCGCTGCCCTACCAGAGGAAGTTCGCTGGGATGTCCTGCGAACCGAGTGGTTTCAGCGAATGGCGCTCCAGCCCGACGCGGAAGCCTTCGACGCCCTACGCTTTCCGTCCTAG
- a CDS encoding TIGR01777 family oxidoreductase, with protein MGITHSSTVPTPVDEVFAWHGRPGAFTRLAPPWGPPSLIKEAESLSDGTAVLGFPGGLKWVARHQPSRYHPPNQFVDKLDSWPLKSVLTWTHHHGFSAVDANSTLVTDTVDTPVPTALLRPMFRYRHRQLADDLAAHAWASEFGRGPMTIAMTGSSGLVGTALKAFLTTGGHRVISLVRRDPSHGDERRWDPDNPAPDLVDGVDAVVHLAGESIAGRFSDSHKRAVRDSRIDPTAKLSSVIAATTPQPALICASAVGFYGYDRGDELLDEKASRGEGFLADVVAGWEAATEAAGDSGVRVVIVRTGIVQAAAGGTLRLLRPLFTVGFGGRIGDGKQWLPWIAIDDLVDIYHRAIVDETLQGPINAVAPNAVRNSDYTAALAGAVHRPAIVPVPSLGPQLILGAQGARELALANQHVVPSRLAAIGHRFRWPEVSDALRHQLGGVTGRT; from the coding sequence ATGGGCATCACGCATTCGAGTACCGTCCCCACTCCTGTAGACGAGGTGTTCGCCTGGCACGGACGGCCGGGCGCCTTCACGCGGCTGGCGCCACCCTGGGGACCACCGTCGTTGATCAAAGAAGCCGAGTCGCTCAGTGACGGAACTGCGGTGTTGGGGTTCCCGGGTGGACTGAAATGGGTCGCGCGGCATCAGCCATCGAGGTACCACCCGCCCAATCAGTTCGTGGACAAGCTGGACTCGTGGCCACTCAAGTCCGTGCTGACGTGGACGCACCACCACGGATTCTCTGCCGTCGACGCGAACTCCACACTGGTCACCGACACTGTCGACACACCGGTCCCGACTGCGTTGCTACGGCCCATGTTTCGCTACCGGCATCGCCAGCTCGCCGACGACCTGGCGGCCCACGCATGGGCGAGCGAGTTCGGGCGCGGACCGATGACCATTGCGATGACCGGCTCATCCGGCCTGGTGGGTACCGCTCTCAAGGCCTTCTTGACCACCGGCGGGCACCGGGTGATCTCACTCGTGCGCCGCGATCCCTCACACGGAGACGAGCGACGCTGGGATCCCGACAATCCGGCACCAGACCTGGTGGACGGCGTCGACGCAGTGGTCCATCTGGCCGGCGAATCCATCGCGGGCCGATTCAGTGACAGCCACAAACGAGCGGTGCGCGACAGCCGCATCGACCCGACGGCGAAGTTGTCGTCGGTGATCGCGGCAACCACACCCCAGCCCGCGCTCATCTGCGCCTCGGCCGTGGGCTTCTACGGCTACGACCGCGGCGACGAGCTGCTCGACGAAAAGGCCTCGCGTGGTGAGGGATTCCTTGCCGACGTTGTCGCTGGCTGGGAGGCGGCGACCGAAGCCGCAGGCGACTCCGGCGTCCGGGTGGTCATCGTCCGCACCGGCATCGTGCAGGCCGCGGCCGGTGGCACCCTACGGTTGTTACGCCCTCTGTTCACAGTGGGGTTCGGCGGGCGGATCGGGGACGGCAAGCAGTGGCTGCCGTGGATCGCGATCGACGATCTGGTGGACATCTACCATCGCGCCATCGTCGACGAGACGTTGCAGGGACCGATCAATGCGGTGGCACCGAATGCCGTGCGGAACAGCGACTACACCGCAGCCTTGGCCGGGGCGGTGCACCGGCCGGCGATCGTGCCCGTACCCAGCCTGGGTCCACAACTGATCCTCGGCGCGCAAGGCGCTCGCGAACTCGCGTTGGCCAACCAGCATGTGGTGCCGTCCCGGCTCGCCGCGATCGGGCATCGCTTCCGGTGGCCGGAAGTATCCGACGCACTGCGCCATCAACTCGGCGGTGTCACCGGCCGGACGTAG
- a CDS encoding ferredoxin reductase has translation MERRAVLVNGWRPATVVAAEMETQTARTLRLRLPDRGRVLPGQHIDIRLTAEDGYQAVRSYSIAAATGDDLLETTVEELEDGEVSPYLVYDLQVGDQVEVRGPIGRWFVWRANEQNPVQLIAGGSGVVPLMSMIREHEHTSSQAPFRLFYSLRTPASRYYAHELESLVASERLRVDYVYTRQAPELSTRPAGRPDIGEFAAALIPVDLDPQVRVCGPTAFVEQYAQWLLDLGYPAANIRTERFGG, from the coding sequence GTGGAAAGAAGAGCGGTATTGGTGAACGGCTGGCGGCCCGCGACGGTGGTCGCGGCCGAAATGGAGACGCAAACCGCACGCACCCTGCGCCTACGGCTGCCTGATCGCGGCAGGGTGCTGCCGGGTCAACACATCGACATCCGCCTGACCGCAGAGGATGGGTATCAGGCGGTGAGGTCCTATTCGATTGCCGCGGCCACCGGTGACGACCTGCTCGAGACCACCGTCGAGGAGCTCGAGGACGGAGAGGTCTCGCCCTACCTGGTGTACGACCTGCAGGTGGGTGACCAGGTGGAGGTCCGCGGACCGATCGGTCGCTGGTTCGTCTGGCGTGCGAACGAACAGAACCCGGTGCAGCTGATCGCAGGTGGTTCAGGCGTGGTGCCACTCATGTCGATGATCCGGGAACACGAACACACGTCCTCCCAGGCGCCTTTCCGGCTCTTCTATTCGCTGCGCACACCCGCAAGTCGCTACTACGCGCACGAACTGGAAAGCCTGGTCGCTTCTGAACGACTGCGTGTGGACTACGTGTACACCCGGCAGGCGCCTGAATTGTCGACGCGACCGGCCGGTCGTCCGGACATCGGCGAGTTCGCGGCCGCACTGATCCCGGTGGACCTCGATCCGCAGGTGCGAGTCTGCGGGCCAACGGCTTTCGTTGAACAGTATGCGCAGTGGCTTCTCGATCTGGGTTATCCCGCCGCGAACATCCGTACCGAGCGTTTCGGAGGGTGA
- a CDS encoding cyclopropane-fatty-acyl-phospholipid synthase family protein translates to MLDDVFFAAHQGLPREAPGSVATTQLLFRLADVKTPVPHVLDVGAGTGPAAIVLAKLGARVTAVDTHRPFLDDLLSNAITAGVADSISIDEVAMETLDYPDHHFDLIWSEGSAYIMGVDNALRRWRRLLAPGGAVVLTDANWLTTDPSREAADFWRSAAPGMRTVAQSIDAAQALGWVVAATYLLPDSDWDELYGPLAASINRLRHEQRADDEALDIVEEEIHIRRRFGAEYGYVGYVLRPAQTDTDA, encoded by the coding sequence ATGCTTGATGACGTCTTCTTCGCCGCTCACCAGGGACTGCCCCGCGAGGCACCGGGGTCGGTCGCGACGACTCAATTGCTGTTCAGGTTGGCCGACGTGAAGACGCCCGTTCCTCACGTCCTCGATGTCGGCGCCGGAACAGGTCCTGCCGCAATCGTTTTGGCGAAGCTGGGGGCTCGCGTGACGGCCGTGGACACTCATCGGCCCTTTTTGGACGACCTGCTGTCCAACGCAATCACCGCAGGGGTGGCGGATTCGATCTCCATCGATGAGGTCGCGATGGAGACACTCGACTATCCCGACCACCATTTCGACCTCATCTGGTCGGAGGGTTCGGCGTACATCATGGGCGTCGACAACGCGCTCAGGCGGTGGCGGCGGCTGCTCGCACCCGGTGGTGCCGTTGTACTCACCGACGCCAACTGGCTGACCACCGATCCGAGTCGCGAAGCGGCCGACTTCTGGCGATCCGCCGCTCCCGGGATGCGAACCGTCGCCCAGAGCATCGATGCGGCCCAGGCTCTGGGCTGGGTGGTGGCAGCGACATACCTGTTACCCGACAGCGACTGGGACGAGCTGTACGGCCCGCTGGCGGCAAGCATCAACCGCCTGCGCCATGAACAGCGCGCCGACGACGAAGCCCTCGACATCGTCGAGGAGGAAATACACATCCGTCGCCGGTTCGGTGCAGAGTACGGCTACGTCGGGTATGTGCTGCGTCCCGCACAGACGGACACCGATGCGTAG
- a CDS encoding sulfite oxidase-like oxidoreductase: MAIINKGFGARRRQKDDRLPPGQYLTRDFPVLTAGPTPAIRQEQWGFDVKGRDGELQSWTWDEFMALPQEDITVDIHCVTAWSKLDTTWRGVSLDVLLGDDVDPDGFILAHCYGGYTTNVPLEDVLDGKAWVAHTYDGEPLAAEHGGPARLLIPHLYFWKSAKWVNGLTIMDDDVPGFWETNGYHNHGDPWKEERYW, from the coding sequence ATGGCCATCATCAACAAGGGCTTCGGGGCCCGCCGCCGGCAGAAGGACGATCGGCTACCGCCAGGGCAATACCTGACCCGCGACTTCCCCGTCCTGACCGCCGGACCCACCCCGGCGATCCGACAAGAGCAGTGGGGCTTCGACGTCAAAGGGCGAGACGGTGAGCTGCAGAGCTGGACGTGGGACGAGTTCATGGCGCTGCCCCAGGAGGACATCACCGTCGACATCCATTGCGTGACGGCGTGGTCCAAGCTCGACACGACCTGGCGGGGGGTCTCGCTGGATGTGCTCCTCGGCGACGACGTCGATCCCGACGGTTTCATCTTGGCCCACTGTTACGGCGGGTACACCACCAATGTGCCGCTGGAAGATGTCCTCGACGGCAAGGCGTGGGTGGCGCACACCTACGACGGTGAGCCACTTGCGGCCGAACACGGTGGGCCGGCACGACTGTTGATCCCGCACCTGTACTTCTGGAAATCAGCCAAGTGGGTCAACGGCCTGACGATCATGGACGACGACGTGCCGGGCTTCTGGGAGACCAACGGATACCACAACCACGGAGATCCGTGGAAAGAAGAGCGGTATTGGTGA
- a CDS encoding alpha/beta-hydrolase family protein: MADGAGTRAPAMLRRLVPRRYVFGGLCGALVSLWLSLTPSLLPRGWLFQGVVSGASVALGYGLGVLLSAALRRVIARESSPAFKRWAWRTLVVVALIGTVAILAWFGLWQRELRELMGAASFPRYGYVLVPVSALVFAVLFIALGRTMRRVTAMVTAVLNRIVPPAVSAVVAVLLVIGVTIGVLNGVVVRATMSGLNESFAAINDETDPETAQPTSPLRSGSRESVVTWASLGKQGRSFVSSGPSAQQLRAFNNASPQEPIRAYAGLASAGGYGAEADLVVDDLERAGAFERAVIAVGTTTGTGWVNESTVSALEYMYNGDTAVASMQYSYLPSPISFLVDKERARAAGQALFEAVYARWHVLPEDSRPKLVVFGESLGSFGAEAPFTSIEDLAARADGALFIGPTYTNEVWQKTSADRAPGSPQWLPIYKDGSTARFIAGADDLSRPDTDWPSPRVVYLQYPSDPITWWSPHLPFRKPDWLREARGRDVLDSMQWIPVITFLQVSADMAVSNDVPDGHGHTFHADIADSWAAILQPTQWSADQTLRLRELLTERRRVSSGLSMHDR, encoded by the coding sequence ATGGCCGATGGTGCGGGGACCAGGGCGCCGGCGATGCTGCGTCGCCTGGTACCCCGTCGGTACGTCTTCGGCGGGCTCTGCGGGGCGTTGGTGAGCTTGTGGTTGTCGTTGACGCCGTCACTCCTTCCACGGGGTTGGCTGTTCCAAGGTGTTGTCAGTGGAGCATCGGTGGCCCTCGGCTACGGACTGGGAGTGCTGCTGTCGGCGGCGCTGCGTCGTGTCATTGCCAGGGAATCATCGCCTGCTTTCAAACGGTGGGCCTGGCGGACGCTCGTCGTCGTCGCGCTGATCGGGACGGTGGCGATACTGGCCTGGTTCGGCTTGTGGCAACGGGAACTACGAGAATTGATGGGGGCCGCGTCGTTCCCGCGATACGGCTATGTGCTGGTGCCCGTGTCGGCACTGGTGTTCGCTGTGCTGTTCATCGCCCTCGGCCGGACCATGCGCCGCGTGACCGCGATGGTGACCGCCGTGCTGAACCGAATCGTTCCGCCCGCGGTCTCCGCGGTTGTCGCCGTCCTTCTGGTGATCGGCGTGACGATCGGGGTTCTCAACGGAGTGGTGGTGCGCGCCACGATGTCAGGCCTGAACGAATCGTTTGCCGCGATCAACGACGAGACCGACCCGGAGACAGCGCAACCAACGAGCCCGTTGCGGTCGGGAAGCCGGGAGTCCGTTGTCACGTGGGCCTCACTCGGCAAGCAAGGGCGATCGTTTGTGTCCTCGGGTCCGTCGGCCCAGCAACTGCGCGCCTTCAACAACGCATCGCCGCAGGAGCCGATCCGGGCATACGCCGGACTGGCCTCAGCCGGGGGCTACGGCGCCGAGGCCGACCTGGTCGTCGACGACCTCGAGCGGGCGGGCGCCTTCGAGCGCGCAGTCATCGCGGTGGGAACCACCACGGGCACCGGATGGGTGAACGAGAGCACCGTGAGCGCGCTGGAGTACATGTACAACGGCGACACCGCAGTGGCCTCCATGCAGTACTCGTACCTGCCCAGTCCGATCTCGTTTTTGGTCGACAAGGAACGGGCCCGCGCCGCCGGTCAGGCTTTGTTCGAAGCGGTGTATGCGCGGTGGCATGTCCTACCCGAGGACTCGCGCCCCAAACTGGTGGTCTTCGGAGAGAGCCTGGGGTCCTTCGGAGCCGAGGCGCCGTTCACGAGCATCGAAGACCTCGCGGCCCGCGCGGACGGCGCCCTGTTCATCGGTCCGACCTACACCAACGAGGTGTGGCAGAAGACCAGCGCCGACCGTGCTCCCGGCTCTCCGCAGTGGCTGCCCATCTACAAAGACGGCAGCACCGCCCGTTTCATCGCCGGCGCGGACGATCTTTCCCGCCCTGATACCGACTGGCCATCACCGCGGGTGGTCTACCTGCAGTACCCGTCCGATCCGATCACCTGGTGGTCACCCCACCTTCCGTTCCGCAAACCCGATTGGCTACGCGAAGCACGCGGGCGAGACGTACTCGACAGCATGCAATGGATCCCGGTCATCACCTTCCTCCAGGTGTCGGCGGACATGGCCGTGTCCAACGACGTTCCCGACGGGCACGGTCACACGTTCCACGCGGACATCGCCGATTCGTGGGCGGCGATCCTGCAGCCGACTCAGTGGAGCGCCGACCAGACCCTGCGGTTACGCGAACTCCTCACAGAACGCCGGCGAGTGAGTTCGGGCCTGTCGATGCATGATCGGTGA